The bacterium genome includes a window with the following:
- a CDS encoding Fic family protein, with the protein MLTEVERRLEELQRQTLTQWEDIRTEYFRLIHDRHAPTMLGMNINTESRADMRIDPVVFARESCLLSKVNPDIDTEYFDRYLKIARFTIESDVDHSSYPKITHPAITNAAICDHPHYFTYRTGSSFRDPFEDSEDALPIGQPEKYLRLWMKMVERIVIRYRERSFEERDAISIALHDTLIFLHPFDEANSRTARIHLQEIRRALGIPMIIFRHSETRANKRRIKFFDRHIAKPFMARHGRI; encoded by the coding sequence ATGCTGACAGAAGTCGAACGACGGCTCGAAGAATTGCAGAGACAAACCCTCACCCAATGGGAGGACATTCGCACCGAATACTTCAGACTCATCCATGATCGCCATGCGCCTACGATGCTCGGCATGAATATCAATACCGAGAGCAGGGCTGATATGCGCATCGATCCGGTGGTGTTCGCACGTGAAAGCTGTCTCTTGAGCAAGGTCAATCCGGATATCGACACGGAGTATTTTGATCGGTATTTGAAGATCGCACGCTTTACCATCGAATCTGACGTAGACCATTCCTCGTATCCAAAGATCACGCATCCAGCCATAACCAATGCAGCGATCTGTGACCACCCGCACTACTTCACCTACCGCACCGGATCGTCGTTCAGGGATCCGTTCGAGGATTCCGAGGACGCCCTTCCCATCGGACAGCCTGAGAAGTACCTGCGGCTTTGGATGAAAATGGTCGAACGGATAGTGATACGGTACCGAGAGCGATCATTCGAAGAGCGGGATGCGATATCCATCGCACTCCACGACACGCTGATATTCCTGCATCCGTTCGATGAGGCAAACAGCCGCACCGCCCGGATACACCTGCAGGAAATACGGCGTGCCCTCGGCATTCCGATGATCATCTTCCGTCACTCGGAAACACGGGCCAACAAGCGACGAATCAAGTTCTTCGACCGACACATCGCCAAGCCATTCATGGCGAGGCATGGACGTATCTGA